One region of Gopherus evgoodei ecotype Sinaloan lineage chromosome 16, rGopEvg1_v1.p, whole genome shotgun sequence genomic DNA includes:
- the POMT1 gene encoding protein O-mannosyl-transferase 1 isoform X6, with protein MLGFLKQPVVVTAEINMNLVALTVMGLVNRLWALSYPRAVVFDEVYYGQFVSLYMKRIFFVDDSGPPFGHMLLAFGGYLGGFDGNFLWNRIGAEYSMNVPVWSLRLLPALTGALCVPLAYQILVELHFSHCAAFGAALLILFENSLITQSRLMLLESVLIFFILLAILSYLKFYNLQKCSPFTAGWWFWLLLTGVACSCAVGVKYMGLFTYMLLLAIAGGHSWHLIGDQTLSNVSVLCHLLARGLALVVVPVAMYLSFFYVHLTVLYRSGPHDQIMTSAFQASLEGGLARITQGQPLEVAYGSQITLRNVLGKPVPCWLHSHKNTYPIRYENGRGSSHQQQVTCYPFKDVNNWWIVKDPGMQQLVVSNPPRPVRHGHIVQLVHGITTRYLNTHDVAAPLSPHSQEISCYIDYNISMPAQNLWRVEIVNRESDTDVWKTILSEVRFVHVNTSAVLKLSGASLPEWGYRQLEIIGEKLSKGHHQSMLWNVEEHRYGKSQEQKEREVELHSPTQADISKNLSFMARFTELQWKILTLKNEDTEHKYSSSPLDWITMDTNIAYWFHPISGAQIHLIGNILTWASANVATLVYVCLFLWYLLRRRRKICDIPEGLSP; from the exons ATGTTGGGATTCCTGAAGCAGCCTGTTGTGGTCACTGCAGAGATCAATATGAATCTGGTGGCTCTGACTGTGATGGGATTAGTAAACCGGCTCTGGGCACTCTCCTACCCACGGGCTGTGGT ttttgatgaagtTTACTATGGCCAGTTTGTGTCTCTGTACATGAAGCGGATCTTTTTTGTGGATGACAGTGGCCCACCATTTGGCCATATGCTGCTAGCTTTTGGAG GTTACTTAGGAGGCTTTGATGGAAACTTCTTGTGGAACAGAATTGGGGCTG AGTACAGTATGAACGTGCCCGTTTGGTCCTTGCGACTGCTGCCAGCACTAACTGGTGCCCTGTGTGTGCCTTTAGCGTACCAGATTTTGGTAGAGCTGCACTTCTCCCATTGTGCTGCATTTGGAGCTGCCCTCCTGATCCTCTTCG AGAACTCTCTGATCACTCAATCCAGGCTGATGCTTTTGGAATCAGTACTAATCTTTTTTATCCTGCTTGCAATTTTATCCTACCTGAAGTTCTACAATTTACAGAAGTGCAG CCCCTTCACTGCAGGCTGGTGGTTTTGGCTTTTACTGACTGGAGTTGCTTGCTCCTGTGCAGTTGG GGTAAAATACATGGGGCTTTTCACCTACATGCTGCTCTTGGCCATCGCTGGAGGCCACTCCTGGCACTTGATAGGAGACCAGACCTTGTCAAAT GTTTCTGTGTTGTGCCATTTGCTGGCAAGGGGACTAGCTCTGGTAGTCGTCCCAGTAGCAATGTATCTGTCTTTCTTCTACGTTCACTTGACTGTGCTATACCGCTCAGGACCTCATGACCAGATTATGACCAGTGCTTTCCAGGCCAGCTTGGAG GGTGGGCTAGCTCGGATCACACAGGGCCAGCCCCTTGAGGTAGCCTATGGCTCCCAGATTACCCTGCGGAATGTTTTAGGCAAACCCGTGCCATGCTGGCTCCATTCTCACAAGAACACTTATCCCATCAG GTATGAGAATGGCCGAGGCAGCTCCCATCAACAGCAGGTGACTTGTTACCCCTTCAAGGATGTCAATAACTGGTGGATCGTTAAGGATCCTGGGAT GCAACAGCTGGTGGTGAGTAACCCACCACGTCCCGTCCGACATGGGCATATTGTGCAACTGGTCCACGGCATCACAACTCGTTATCTCAACAC ACATGATGTTGCTGCACCTCTGAGCCCACACTCCCAGGAAATCTCCTGTTACATTGATTATAACATCTCCATGCCAGCACAGAACCTCTGGAGAGTG GAAATTGTAAACCGGGAATCAGATACAGATGTGTGGAAGACCATTTTATCTGAAGTAAGGTTTGTCCATGTGAATACCTCAGCAGTGCTGAAG ctcAGTGGTGCATCTCTACCTGAGTGGGGCTACCGGCAGCTGGAGATCATTGGGGAGAAGTTGTCCAAAGGGCATCACCAGAGCATGCTGTGGAATGTGGAGGAACACAGATACGGGAAAA GCCAAGAGCAGAAGGAGCGGGAAGTGGAGCTGCACTCACCCACGCAGGCTGACATCAGCAAAAACCTCAGTTTCATGGCCAGATTCACAGAACTGCAG TGGAAGATACTAACACTGAAAAATGAAGACACAGAACATAAGTACAGCTCTTCCCCCCTAGACTGGATCACTATGGATACAAACATCGCTTACTGGTTCCACCCTATCTCAGGT GCTCAGATCCACCTGATTGGGAACATTCTCACCTGGGCTTCAGCTAATGTTGCAACTCTTGTATATGTGTGTCTGTTCCTGTGGTATTTGCTTCGACGACGGAGAAAGATTTGTGACATCCCTGAAGGTCTGAGCCCTTAG
- the POMT1 gene encoding protein O-mannosyl-transferase 1 isoform X1 — protein sequence MLGFLKQPVVVTAEINMNLVALTVMGLVNRLWALSYPRAVVFDEVYYGQFVSLYMKRIFFVDDSGPPFGHMLLAFGGYLGGFDGNFLWNRIGAEYSMNVPVWSLRLLPALTGALCVPLAYQILVELHFSHCAAFGAALLILFENSLITQSRLMLLESVLIFFILLAILSYLKFYNLQKCSPFTAGWWFWLLLTGVACSCAVGVKYMGLFTYMLLLAIAGGHSWHLIGDQTLSNVSVLCHLLARGLALVVVPVAMYLSFFYVHLTVLYRSGPHDQIMTSAFQASLEGGLARITQGQPLEVAYGSQITLRNVLGKPVPCWLHSHKNTYPIRYENGRGSSHQQQVTCYPFKDVNNWWIVKDPGMQQLVVSNPPRPVRHGHIVQLVHGITTRYLNTHDVAAPLSPHSQEISCYIDYNISMPAQNLWRVEIVNRESDTDVWKTILSEVRFVHVNTSAVLKLSGASLPEWGYRQLEIIGEKLSKGHHQSMLWNVEEHRYGKSQEQKEREVELHSPTQADISKNLSFMARFTELQWKILTLKNEDTEHKYSSSPLDWITMDTNIAYWFHPISGAQIHLIGNILTWASANVATLVYVCLFLWYLLRRRRKICDIPEDAWRLWVSAGGLCVGGWAVNYLPFFMMEKTLFLYHYLPALTFQILLIPVVLQHLTDHLCRSQLPKNMFSALMVAWFSSIYLVYRTFSPLTYGEPTLSAAELRSLRWKDSWDILIRKH from the exons ATGTTGGGATTCCTGAAGCAGCCTGTTGTGGTCACTGCAGAGATCAATATGAATCTGGTGGCTCTGACTGTGATGGGATTAGTAAACCGGCTCTGGGCACTCTCCTACCCACGGGCTGTGGT ttttgatgaagtTTACTATGGCCAGTTTGTGTCTCTGTACATGAAGCGGATCTTTTTTGTGGATGACAGTGGCCCACCATTTGGCCATATGCTGCTAGCTTTTGGAG GTTACTTAGGAGGCTTTGATGGAAACTTCTTGTGGAACAGAATTGGGGCTG AGTACAGTATGAACGTGCCCGTTTGGTCCTTGCGACTGCTGCCAGCACTAACTGGTGCCCTGTGTGTGCCTTTAGCGTACCAGATTTTGGTAGAGCTGCACTTCTCCCATTGTGCTGCATTTGGAGCTGCCCTCCTGATCCTCTTCG AGAACTCTCTGATCACTCAATCCAGGCTGATGCTTTTGGAATCAGTACTAATCTTTTTTATCCTGCTTGCAATTTTATCCTACCTGAAGTTCTACAATTTACAGAAGTGCAG CCCCTTCACTGCAGGCTGGTGGTTTTGGCTTTTACTGACTGGAGTTGCTTGCTCCTGTGCAGTTGG GGTAAAATACATGGGGCTTTTCACCTACATGCTGCTCTTGGCCATCGCTGGAGGCCACTCCTGGCACTTGATAGGAGACCAGACCTTGTCAAAT GTTTCTGTGTTGTGCCATTTGCTGGCAAGGGGACTAGCTCTGGTAGTCGTCCCAGTAGCAATGTATCTGTCTTTCTTCTACGTTCACTTGACTGTGCTATACCGCTCAGGACCTCATGACCAGATTATGACCAGTGCTTTCCAGGCCAGCTTGGAG GGTGGGCTAGCTCGGATCACACAGGGCCAGCCCCTTGAGGTAGCCTATGGCTCCCAGATTACCCTGCGGAATGTTTTAGGCAAACCCGTGCCATGCTGGCTCCATTCTCACAAGAACACTTATCCCATCAG GTATGAGAATGGCCGAGGCAGCTCCCATCAACAGCAGGTGACTTGTTACCCCTTCAAGGATGTCAATAACTGGTGGATCGTTAAGGATCCTGGGAT GCAACAGCTGGTGGTGAGTAACCCACCACGTCCCGTCCGACATGGGCATATTGTGCAACTGGTCCACGGCATCACAACTCGTTATCTCAACAC ACATGATGTTGCTGCACCTCTGAGCCCACACTCCCAGGAAATCTCCTGTTACATTGATTATAACATCTCCATGCCAGCACAGAACCTCTGGAGAGTG GAAATTGTAAACCGGGAATCAGATACAGATGTGTGGAAGACCATTTTATCTGAAGTAAGGTTTGTCCATGTGAATACCTCAGCAGTGCTGAAG ctcAGTGGTGCATCTCTACCTGAGTGGGGCTACCGGCAGCTGGAGATCATTGGGGAGAAGTTGTCCAAAGGGCATCACCAGAGCATGCTGTGGAATGTGGAGGAACACAGATACGGGAAAA GCCAAGAGCAGAAGGAGCGGGAAGTGGAGCTGCACTCACCCACGCAGGCTGACATCAGCAAAAACCTCAGTTTCATGGCCAGATTCACAGAACTGCAG TGGAAGATACTAACACTGAAAAATGAAGACACAGAACATAAGTACAGCTCTTCCCCCCTAGACTGGATCACTATGGATACAAACATCGCTTACTGGTTCCACCCTATCTCAGGT GCTCAGATCCACCTGATTGGGAACATTCTCACCTGGGCTTCAGCTAATGTTGCAACTCTTGTATATGTGTGTCTGTTCCTGTGGTATTTGCTTCGACGACGGAGAAAGATTTGTGACATCCCTGAAG ATGCATGGAGGCTCTGGGTATCAGCTGGAGGACTCTGTGTGGGAGGCTGGGCTGTGAATTACCTTCCCTTTTTCATGATGGAGAAGACACTTTTCCTGTACCACTAcctgcctgctctcactttccaAATTCTCCTGATTCCTGTTGTACTTCAGCATCTGACCGATCATCTCTGCAG atccCAACTCCCTAAGAACATGTTCAGTGCCTTGATGGTAGCCTGGTTCTCTTCCATTTACCTGGTCTATCGCACATTCAGCCCACTGACATATGGGGAACCTACCCTCTCAGCAGCTGAGCTAAGGTCCCTGCGCTGGAAGGACAGCTGGGACATCTTGATCCGCAAACACTAG
- the POMT1 gene encoding protein O-mannosyl-transferase 1 isoform X2, which yields MLGFLKQPVVVTAEINMNLVALTVMGLVNRLWALSYPRAVVFDEVYYGQFVSLYMKRIFFVDDSGPPFGHMLLAFGGYLGGFDGNFLWNRIGAEYSMNVPVWSLRLLPALTGALCVPLAYQILVELHFSHCAAFGAALLILFENSLITQSRLMLLESVLIFFILLAILSYLKFYNLQKCSPFTAGWWFWLLLTGVACSCAVGVKYMGLFTYMLLLAIAGGHSWHLIGDQTLSNVSVLCHLLARGLALVVVPVAMYLSFFYVHLTVLYRSGPHDQIMTSAFQASLEGGLARITQGQPLEVAYGSQITLRNVLGKPVPCWLHSHKNTYPIRYENGRGSSHQQQVTCYPFKDVNNWWIVKDPGMQQLVVSNPPRPVRHGHIVQLVHGITTRYLNTHDVAAPLSPHSQEISCYIDYNISMPAQNLWRVEIVNRESDTDVWKTILSEVRFVHVNTSAVLKLSGASLPEWGYRQLEIIGEKLSKGHHQSMLWNVEEHRYGKSQEQKEREVELHSPTQADISKNLSFMARFTELQWKILTLKNEDTEHKYSSSPLDWITMDTNIAYWFHPISGAQIHLIGNILTWASANVATLVYVCLFLWYLLRRRRKICDIPEDAWRLWVSAGGLCVGGWAVNYLPFFMMEKTLFLYHYLPALTFQILLIPVVLQHLTDHLCRYPGYSTGCPAVLISGDKSSEMMGFLVPAPALILGTLHYVPSVITLPCLAEENYSVNACTGLGKVNCSPV from the exons ATGTTGGGATTCCTGAAGCAGCCTGTTGTGGTCACTGCAGAGATCAATATGAATCTGGTGGCTCTGACTGTGATGGGATTAGTAAACCGGCTCTGGGCACTCTCCTACCCACGGGCTGTGGT ttttgatgaagtTTACTATGGCCAGTTTGTGTCTCTGTACATGAAGCGGATCTTTTTTGTGGATGACAGTGGCCCACCATTTGGCCATATGCTGCTAGCTTTTGGAG GTTACTTAGGAGGCTTTGATGGAAACTTCTTGTGGAACAGAATTGGGGCTG AGTACAGTATGAACGTGCCCGTTTGGTCCTTGCGACTGCTGCCAGCACTAACTGGTGCCCTGTGTGTGCCTTTAGCGTACCAGATTTTGGTAGAGCTGCACTTCTCCCATTGTGCTGCATTTGGAGCTGCCCTCCTGATCCTCTTCG AGAACTCTCTGATCACTCAATCCAGGCTGATGCTTTTGGAATCAGTACTAATCTTTTTTATCCTGCTTGCAATTTTATCCTACCTGAAGTTCTACAATTTACAGAAGTGCAG CCCCTTCACTGCAGGCTGGTGGTTTTGGCTTTTACTGACTGGAGTTGCTTGCTCCTGTGCAGTTGG GGTAAAATACATGGGGCTTTTCACCTACATGCTGCTCTTGGCCATCGCTGGAGGCCACTCCTGGCACTTGATAGGAGACCAGACCTTGTCAAAT GTTTCTGTGTTGTGCCATTTGCTGGCAAGGGGACTAGCTCTGGTAGTCGTCCCAGTAGCAATGTATCTGTCTTTCTTCTACGTTCACTTGACTGTGCTATACCGCTCAGGACCTCATGACCAGATTATGACCAGTGCTTTCCAGGCCAGCTTGGAG GGTGGGCTAGCTCGGATCACACAGGGCCAGCCCCTTGAGGTAGCCTATGGCTCCCAGATTACCCTGCGGAATGTTTTAGGCAAACCCGTGCCATGCTGGCTCCATTCTCACAAGAACACTTATCCCATCAG GTATGAGAATGGCCGAGGCAGCTCCCATCAACAGCAGGTGACTTGTTACCCCTTCAAGGATGTCAATAACTGGTGGATCGTTAAGGATCCTGGGAT GCAACAGCTGGTGGTGAGTAACCCACCACGTCCCGTCCGACATGGGCATATTGTGCAACTGGTCCACGGCATCACAACTCGTTATCTCAACAC ACATGATGTTGCTGCACCTCTGAGCCCACACTCCCAGGAAATCTCCTGTTACATTGATTATAACATCTCCATGCCAGCACAGAACCTCTGGAGAGTG GAAATTGTAAACCGGGAATCAGATACAGATGTGTGGAAGACCATTTTATCTGAAGTAAGGTTTGTCCATGTGAATACCTCAGCAGTGCTGAAG ctcAGTGGTGCATCTCTACCTGAGTGGGGCTACCGGCAGCTGGAGATCATTGGGGAGAAGTTGTCCAAAGGGCATCACCAGAGCATGCTGTGGAATGTGGAGGAACACAGATACGGGAAAA GCCAAGAGCAGAAGGAGCGGGAAGTGGAGCTGCACTCACCCACGCAGGCTGACATCAGCAAAAACCTCAGTTTCATGGCCAGATTCACAGAACTGCAG TGGAAGATACTAACACTGAAAAATGAAGACACAGAACATAAGTACAGCTCTTCCCCCCTAGACTGGATCACTATGGATACAAACATCGCTTACTGGTTCCACCCTATCTCAGGT GCTCAGATCCACCTGATTGGGAACATTCTCACCTGGGCTTCAGCTAATGTTGCAACTCTTGTATATGTGTGTCTGTTCCTGTGGTATTTGCTTCGACGACGGAGAAAGATTTGTGACATCCCTGAAG ATGCATGGAGGCTCTGGGTATCAGCTGGAGGACTCTGTGTGGGAGGCTGGGCTGTGAATTACCTTCCCTTTTTCATGATGGAGAAGACACTTTTCCTGTACCACTAcctgcctgctctcactttccaAATTCTCCTGATTCCTGTTGTACTTCAGCATCTGACCGATCATCTCTGCAGGTACCCAGGGTACTCTACAGGGTGTCCTGCTGTTCTAATTAGTGGGGACAAAAGTAGTGAAATGATGGGGTTCTTAGTCCCAGCTCCAGCACTGATTTTGGGCACATTGCATTATGTCCCATCTGTAATAACACTGCCCTGCCTCGCAGAGGAGAATTACTCAGTTAATGCTTGTACAGGGCTAGGCAAGGTAAATTGCAGCCCTGTTTAG
- the POMT1 gene encoding protein O-mannosyl-transferase 1 isoform X4: MKRIFFVDDSGPPFGHMLLAFGGYLGGFDGNFLWNRIGAEYSMNVPVWSLRLLPALTGALCVPLAYQILVELHFSHCAAFGAALLILFENSLITQSRLMLLESVLIFFILLAILSYLKFYNLQKCSPFTAGWWFWLLLTGVACSCAVGVKYMGLFTYMLLLAIAGGHSWHLIGDQTLSNVSVLCHLLARGLALVVVPVAMYLSFFYVHLTVLYRSGPHDQIMTSAFQASLEGGLARITQGQPLEVAYGSQITLRNVLGKPVPCWLHSHKNTYPIRYENGRGSSHQQQVTCYPFKDVNNWWIVKDPGMQQLVVSNPPRPVRHGHIVQLVHGITTRYLNTHDVAAPLSPHSQEISCYIDYNISMPAQNLWRVEIVNRESDTDVWKTILSEVRFVHVNTSAVLKLSGASLPEWGYRQLEIIGEKLSKGHHQSMLWNVEEHRYGKSQEQKEREVELHSPTQADISKNLSFMARFTELQWKILTLKNEDTEHKYSSSPLDWITMDTNIAYWFHPISGAQIHLIGNILTWASANVATLVYVCLFLWYLLRRRRKICDIPEDAWRLWVSAGGLCVGGWAVNYLPFFMMEKTLFLYHYLPALTFQILLIPVVLQHLTDHLCRYPGYSTGCPAVLISGDKSSEMMGFLVPAPALILGTLHYVPSVITLPCLAEENYSVNACTGLGKVNCSPV, from the exons ATGAAGCGGATCTTTTTTGTGGATGACAGTGGCCCACCATTTGGCCATATGCTGCTAGCTTTTGGAG GTTACTTAGGAGGCTTTGATGGAAACTTCTTGTGGAACAGAATTGGGGCTG AGTACAGTATGAACGTGCCCGTTTGGTCCTTGCGACTGCTGCCAGCACTAACTGGTGCCCTGTGTGTGCCTTTAGCGTACCAGATTTTGGTAGAGCTGCACTTCTCCCATTGTGCTGCATTTGGAGCTGCCCTCCTGATCCTCTTCG AGAACTCTCTGATCACTCAATCCAGGCTGATGCTTTTGGAATCAGTACTAATCTTTTTTATCCTGCTTGCAATTTTATCCTACCTGAAGTTCTACAATTTACAGAAGTGCAG CCCCTTCACTGCAGGCTGGTGGTTTTGGCTTTTACTGACTGGAGTTGCTTGCTCCTGTGCAGTTGG GGTAAAATACATGGGGCTTTTCACCTACATGCTGCTCTTGGCCATCGCTGGAGGCCACTCCTGGCACTTGATAGGAGACCAGACCTTGTCAAAT GTTTCTGTGTTGTGCCATTTGCTGGCAAGGGGACTAGCTCTGGTAGTCGTCCCAGTAGCAATGTATCTGTCTTTCTTCTACGTTCACTTGACTGTGCTATACCGCTCAGGACCTCATGACCAGATTATGACCAGTGCTTTCCAGGCCAGCTTGGAG GGTGGGCTAGCTCGGATCACACAGGGCCAGCCCCTTGAGGTAGCCTATGGCTCCCAGATTACCCTGCGGAATGTTTTAGGCAAACCCGTGCCATGCTGGCTCCATTCTCACAAGAACACTTATCCCATCAG GTATGAGAATGGCCGAGGCAGCTCCCATCAACAGCAGGTGACTTGTTACCCCTTCAAGGATGTCAATAACTGGTGGATCGTTAAGGATCCTGGGAT GCAACAGCTGGTGGTGAGTAACCCACCACGTCCCGTCCGACATGGGCATATTGTGCAACTGGTCCACGGCATCACAACTCGTTATCTCAACAC ACATGATGTTGCTGCACCTCTGAGCCCACACTCCCAGGAAATCTCCTGTTACATTGATTATAACATCTCCATGCCAGCACAGAACCTCTGGAGAGTG GAAATTGTAAACCGGGAATCAGATACAGATGTGTGGAAGACCATTTTATCTGAAGTAAGGTTTGTCCATGTGAATACCTCAGCAGTGCTGAAG ctcAGTGGTGCATCTCTACCTGAGTGGGGCTACCGGCAGCTGGAGATCATTGGGGAGAAGTTGTCCAAAGGGCATCACCAGAGCATGCTGTGGAATGTGGAGGAACACAGATACGGGAAAA GCCAAGAGCAGAAGGAGCGGGAAGTGGAGCTGCACTCACCCACGCAGGCTGACATCAGCAAAAACCTCAGTTTCATGGCCAGATTCACAGAACTGCAG TGGAAGATACTAACACTGAAAAATGAAGACACAGAACATAAGTACAGCTCTTCCCCCCTAGACTGGATCACTATGGATACAAACATCGCTTACTGGTTCCACCCTATCTCAGGT GCTCAGATCCACCTGATTGGGAACATTCTCACCTGGGCTTCAGCTAATGTTGCAACTCTTGTATATGTGTGTCTGTTCCTGTGGTATTTGCTTCGACGACGGAGAAAGATTTGTGACATCCCTGAAG ATGCATGGAGGCTCTGGGTATCAGCTGGAGGACTCTGTGTGGGAGGCTGGGCTGTGAATTACCTTCCCTTTTTCATGATGGAGAAGACACTTTTCCTGTACCACTAcctgcctgctctcactttccaAATTCTCCTGATTCCTGTTGTACTTCAGCATCTGACCGATCATCTCTGCAGGTACCCAGGGTACTCTACAGGGTGTCCTGCTGTTCTAATTAGTGGGGACAAAAGTAGTGAAATGATGGGGTTCTTAGTCCCAGCTCCAGCACTGATTTTGGGCACATTGCATTATGTCCCATCTGTAATAACACTGCCCTGCCTCGCAGAGGAGAATTACTCAGTTAATGCTTGTACAGGGCTAGGCAAGGTAAATTGCAGCCCTGTTTAG
- the POMT1 gene encoding protein O-mannosyl-transferase 1 isoform X3: MLGFLKQPVVVTAEINMNLVALTVMGLVNRLWALSYPRAVVFDEVYYGQFVSLYMKRIFFVDDSGPPFGHMLLAFGGYLGGFDGNFLWNRIGAEYSMNVPVWSLRLLPALTGALCVPLAYQILVELHFSHCAAFGAALLILFENSLITQSRLMLLESVLIFFILLAILSYLKFYNLQKCSPFTAGWWFWLLLTGVACSCAVGVKYMGLFTYMLLLAIAGGHSWHLIGDQTLSNVSVLCHLLARGLALVVVPVAMYLSFFYVHLTVLYRSGPHDQIMTSAFQASLEGGLARITQGQPLEVAYGSQITLRNVLGKPVPCWLHSHKNTYPIRQQLVVSNPPRPVRHGHIVQLVHGITTRYLNTHDVAAPLSPHSQEISCYIDYNISMPAQNLWRVEIVNRESDTDVWKTILSEVRFVHVNTSAVLKLSGASLPEWGYRQLEIIGEKLSKGHHQSMLWNVEEHRYGKSQEQKEREVELHSPTQADISKNLSFMARFTELQWKILTLKNEDTEHKYSSSPLDWITMDTNIAYWFHPISGAQIHLIGNILTWASANVATLVYVCLFLWYLLRRRRKICDIPEDAWRLWVSAGGLCVGGWAVNYLPFFMMEKTLFLYHYLPALTFQILLIPVVLQHLTDHLCRYPGYSTGCPAVLISGDKSSEMMGFLVPAPALILGTLHYVPSVITLPCLAEENYSVNACTGLGKVNCSPV, from the exons ATGTTGGGATTCCTGAAGCAGCCTGTTGTGGTCACTGCAGAGATCAATATGAATCTGGTGGCTCTGACTGTGATGGGATTAGTAAACCGGCTCTGGGCACTCTCCTACCCACGGGCTGTGGT ttttgatgaagtTTACTATGGCCAGTTTGTGTCTCTGTACATGAAGCGGATCTTTTTTGTGGATGACAGTGGCCCACCATTTGGCCATATGCTGCTAGCTTTTGGAG GTTACTTAGGAGGCTTTGATGGAAACTTCTTGTGGAACAGAATTGGGGCTG AGTACAGTATGAACGTGCCCGTTTGGTCCTTGCGACTGCTGCCAGCACTAACTGGTGCCCTGTGTGTGCCTTTAGCGTACCAGATTTTGGTAGAGCTGCACTTCTCCCATTGTGCTGCATTTGGAGCTGCCCTCCTGATCCTCTTCG AGAACTCTCTGATCACTCAATCCAGGCTGATGCTTTTGGAATCAGTACTAATCTTTTTTATCCTGCTTGCAATTTTATCCTACCTGAAGTTCTACAATTTACAGAAGTGCAG CCCCTTCACTGCAGGCTGGTGGTTTTGGCTTTTACTGACTGGAGTTGCTTGCTCCTGTGCAGTTGG GGTAAAATACATGGGGCTTTTCACCTACATGCTGCTCTTGGCCATCGCTGGAGGCCACTCCTGGCACTTGATAGGAGACCAGACCTTGTCAAAT GTTTCTGTGTTGTGCCATTTGCTGGCAAGGGGACTAGCTCTGGTAGTCGTCCCAGTAGCAATGTATCTGTCTTTCTTCTACGTTCACTTGACTGTGCTATACCGCTCAGGACCTCATGACCAGATTATGACCAGTGCTTTCCAGGCCAGCTTGGAG GGTGGGCTAGCTCGGATCACACAGGGCCAGCCCCTTGAGGTAGCCTATGGCTCCCAGATTACCCTGCGGAATGTTTTAGGCAAACCCGTGCCATGCTGGCTCCATTCTCACAAGAACACTTATCCCATCAG GCAACAGCTGGTGGTGAGTAACCCACCACGTCCCGTCCGACATGGGCATATTGTGCAACTGGTCCACGGCATCACAACTCGTTATCTCAACAC ACATGATGTTGCTGCACCTCTGAGCCCACACTCCCAGGAAATCTCCTGTTACATTGATTATAACATCTCCATGCCAGCACAGAACCTCTGGAGAGTG GAAATTGTAAACCGGGAATCAGATACAGATGTGTGGAAGACCATTTTATCTGAAGTAAGGTTTGTCCATGTGAATACCTCAGCAGTGCTGAAG ctcAGTGGTGCATCTCTACCTGAGTGGGGCTACCGGCAGCTGGAGATCATTGGGGAGAAGTTGTCCAAAGGGCATCACCAGAGCATGCTGTGGAATGTGGAGGAACACAGATACGGGAAAA GCCAAGAGCAGAAGGAGCGGGAAGTGGAGCTGCACTCACCCACGCAGGCTGACATCAGCAAAAACCTCAGTTTCATGGCCAGATTCACAGAACTGCAG TGGAAGATACTAACACTGAAAAATGAAGACACAGAACATAAGTACAGCTCTTCCCCCCTAGACTGGATCACTATGGATACAAACATCGCTTACTGGTTCCACCCTATCTCAGGT GCTCAGATCCACCTGATTGGGAACATTCTCACCTGGGCTTCAGCTAATGTTGCAACTCTTGTATATGTGTGTCTGTTCCTGTGGTATTTGCTTCGACGACGGAGAAAGATTTGTGACATCCCTGAAG ATGCATGGAGGCTCTGGGTATCAGCTGGAGGACTCTGTGTGGGAGGCTGGGCTGTGAATTACCTTCCCTTTTTCATGATGGAGAAGACACTTTTCCTGTACCACTAcctgcctgctctcactttccaAATTCTCCTGATTCCTGTTGTACTTCAGCATCTGACCGATCATCTCTGCAGGTACCCAGGGTACTCTACAGGGTGTCCTGCTGTTCTAATTAGTGGGGACAAAAGTAGTGAAATGATGGGGTTCTTAGTCCCAGCTCCAGCACTGATTTTGGGCACATTGCATTATGTCCCATCTGTAATAACACTGCCCTGCCTCGCAGAGGAGAATTACTCAGTTAATGCTTGTACAGGGCTAGGCAAGGTAAATTGCAGCCCTGTTTAG